One region of Citrus sinensis cultivar Valencia sweet orange chromosome 6, DVS_A1.0, whole genome shotgun sequence genomic DNA includes:
- the LOC102615616 gene encoding probable LRR receptor-like serine/threonine-protein kinase At1g06840 isoform X2, with protein MNVVFEGIMMFGLRASGFVYALLFSYLVLLAAAQTTDPQEASALRAIKNSLVDSMNHLRNWNKGDPCMSNWTGVLCFDTVETDGHLHVRELQLLSMNLSGNLAPELGQLSRLRILDFMWNDLTGTIPKEIGNISSLIFLLLNGNKLSGSLPDELGYLSNLNRLQVDENNITGTIPKSFANLSRVRHLHLNNNSIGGQIPSELSKLSTLIHLLVDNNNLSGNLPPELSELPQLCILQLDNNNFSASEIPATYGNFSKLVKLSLRNCNLQGAVPDLSGIPNLYYLDLSWNHLTGSIPSKKLSENVTTIDLSDNYLNGSILESISNLPFLQTLSLENNFLTGSIPATIWQNKSFSTKARLKIDLRNNSFSNIVGDLTLPSNVTLRLGGNPICTSANIPNTGRFCGSDAGGDETLTNSKVNCPVQACPVDNFFEYVPASPEPCFCAAPLRIGYRLKSPSFTYFPPYVYPFEEYLTNTLNLELYQLSIDSFAWEKGPRLEMYLKLFPTLNRSSTFDDSEVRQIRDRFTSWKFPGSDIFGPYELLNFTLLGPYSNLNFNSQSKGISGGILAAIVVGAVASAVAITAAVTLLVMRRHARYQHSLSRKRLSTKISMKIDGVKGFKFKELAMATDYFSSSTQVGQGGYGKVYKGILSDNTTVAIKRAEEGSLQGQNEFLTEIKLLSRLHHRNLVSLLGYCDEEGEQMLVYEFVPNGTLRDWLSGRTKENLNFAMRLRVALDSAKGILYLHTEAHPPVFHRDIKASNILLDSNLNAKVADFGLSRLAPVLDDEGTMPTHVSTIVKGTPGYLDPEYFLTHKLTDKSDVYSLGVVLLELLTGMQPISHGKNIVREVNVARDSGMVFSIIDNRMGSYPSECVERFVTLALRCCHDKPEHRPSMSDVVRELENILKMFPETDTMFSKSESSSLLSGKSASTSSSFLTRDPYASSSNVSGSDLISGAVPSISPR; from the exons ATGAATGTTGTGTTTGAG GGTATCATGATGTTTGGGTTGAGAGCTTCTGGATTTGTTTATGCCTTGTTGTTTAGTTACTTGGTGCTTCTTGCAGCTGCTCAGACTACAGATCCTCAAGAAG CAAGTGCATTGCGAGCAATCAAGAACAGTTTAGTTGATTCTATGAATCACCTCAGAAATTGGAACAAGGGGGATCCCTGCATGTCAAATTGGACAGGAGTTTTATGCTTTGATACAGTTGAAACTGATGGTCACTTGCATGTTCGAGAGCT CCAGCTGCTTAGTATGAATCTCTCTGGAAATTTAGCACCTGAGCTTGGCCAGCTATCTCGGCTTCGAATATT AGATTTCATGTGGAATGATCTGACGGGAACAATACCAAAGGAGATAGGAAACATTTCATCCTTGATATTCTT GCTCTTGAATGGAAATAAATTATCTGGTTCTTTACCTGATGAGCTTGGATATCTATCTAACTTGAATAGACTCCAAGTAGACGAGAATAATATCACAGGCACAATTCCAAAATCATTTGCTAACTTGAGCAGAGTGAGACACCT CCACTTGAACAACAACTCTATTGGTGGTCAAATTCCATCTGAGCTTTCCAAACTGTCCACTCTTATTCATCT GCTTGTGGATAATAATAACTTGTCTGGAAATCTTCCGCCAGAGTTATCAGAGTTGCCACAATTGTGCATTCT TCAACTAGATAACAACAACTTCAGTGCTTCTGAAATTCCAGCCACTTATGGAAACTTTTCCAAATTAGTAAAGTT AAGTCTTAGGAACTGCAACTTGCAGGGAGCTGTTCCTGATCTTAGCGGGATTCCAAACCTATACTATTT GGATCTTAGCTGGAATCATCTAACTGGATCCATACCATCAAAGAAGCTTTCTGAAAACGTGACAACTAT TGATTTGTCAGACAACTATCTTAATGGATCCATCCTGGAAAGTATCTCTAATCTGCCTTTTCTTCAGACACT GTCACTGGAGAACAATTTTTTGACCGGTTCTATCCCTGCTACCATATGGCAAAACAAGTCCTTCAGTACAAAAGCTAGGCTTAAAAT TGATCTGAGGAACAATTCATTCTCAAACATTGTCGGAGATCTAACTCTTCCAAGCAATGTCACCCTAAG GCTTGGGGGCAATCCTATCTGCACCAGCGCAAACATACCAAATACAGGCAGATTTTGTGGATCTGATGCTGGAGGAGATGAGACACTTACAAACTCAAAAGTTAATTGTCCTGTTCAAGCATGTCCAGTGGataatttctttgaatatGTCCCTGCATCCCCTGAGCCATGCTTTTGCGCAGCACCTTTGAGAATTGGCTATCGGCTAAAGAGTCCCAGTTTCACTTATTTTCCTCCTTATGTTTACCCATTTGAGGAATACCTGACTAATACTCTTAACCTGGAACTCTATCAACTGTCAATCGATTCATTTGCCTGGGAGAAGGGACCTCGTCTGGAGATGTATTTGAAGCTGTTTCCTACATTGAACCGCTCAAGCACGTTTGATGACAGTGAGGTTCGGCAAATTAGAGACAGATTTACATCCTGGAAGTTTCCAGGAAGTGACATCTTTGGCCCATATGAGCTGCTCAACTTCACACTCCTGGGGCCTTATTCAAATC TGAATTTCAACAGTCAAAGCAAAGGTATTAGTGGGGGCATTTTGGCAGCAATTGTAGTAGGGGCCGTTGCCTCTGCTGTGGCAATAACTGCAGCTGTAACACTTCTGGTAATGAGAAGGCATGCTAGATATCAACACTCATTATCAAGGAAACGATTAT CCACGAAGATATCTATGAAAATTGATGGGGTGAAAGGCTTCAAGTTTAAAGAATTGGCAATGGCAACTGACTATTTCAGCAGTTCAACTCAAGTTGGTCAAGGAGGTTATGGGAAGGTTTATAAAGGCATTTTGTCTGACAATACAACCGTTGCCATAAAGCGCGCTGAAGAAGGATCCTTACAGGGCCAAAATGAATTCTTGACTGAGATAAAATTACTGTCTAGGTTGCATCACCGGAACCTGGTTTCACTGTTGGGATACTGTGATGAAGAAGGGGAGCAG ATGTTGGTGTACGAATTCGTGCCTAATGGCACATTGAGGGACTGGCTTTCTG GTAGAACTAAAGAAAACCTGAATTTTGCTATGAGGTTACGTGTTGCATTGGATTCTGCTAAGGGAATTCTTTACCTCCATACCGAAGCACACCCACCTGTATTCCACCGAGATATCAAAGCCAGCAATATACTTCTGGATTCCAATTTGAATGCCAAAGTTGCTGATTTCGGCCTCTCGCGGCTTGCTCCAGTCCTGGATGATGAAGGAACAATGCCAACTCATGTTTCCACAATTGTGAAGGGTACACCG GGTTACCTCGATCCAGAATACTTTTTGACTCATAAGTTGACAGATAAAAGTGATGTTTATAGCCTTGGAGTTGTACTCCTGGAACTATTGACGGGTATGCAACCAATATCACATGGCAAAAATATTGTCCGCGAG GTCAATGTGGCCCGTGATTCAGGTATGGTGTTCTCGATCATAGACAATAGAATGGGCTCTTATCCATCAGAATGTGTAGAGAGATTTGTAACTTTGGCACTCAGATGTTGCCATGACAAGCCAGAACATCGGCCATCCATGTCAGATGTTGTCAGAGAGCTCGAAAACATTCTCAAAATGTTTCCAGAAACTGATACCATGTTTTCTAAATCTGAATCGAGTTCCCTCCTTTCTGGCAAGTCAGCATCAACTTCTTCGTCTTTCCTTACAAGGGATCCTTATGCGTCGTCGTCCAATGTTTCAGGCAGTGATCTTATCAGTGGTGCAGTTCCCTCCATCTCACCCCGTTGA
- the LOC102615616 gene encoding probable LRR receptor-like serine/threonine-protein kinase At1g06840 isoform X3, translating into MNLSGNLAPELGQLSRLRILDFMWNDLTGTIPKEIGNISSLIFLLLNGNKLSGSLPDELGYLSNLNRLQVDENNITGTIPKSFANLSRVRHLHLNNNSIGGQIPSELSKLSTLIHLLVDNNNLSGNLPPELSELPQLCILQLDNNNFSASEIPATYGNFSKLVKLSLRNCNLQGAVPDLSGIPNLYYLDLSWNHLTGSIPSKKLSENVTTIDLSDNYLNGSILESISNLPFLQTLSLENNFLTGSIPATIWQNKSFSTKARLKIDLRNNSFSNIVGDLTLPSNVTLRLGGNPICTSANIPNTGRFCGSDAGGDETLTNSKVNCPVQACPVDNFFEYVPASPEPCFCAAPLRIGYRLKSPSFTYFPPYVYPFEEYLTNTLNLELYQLSIDSFAWEKGPRLEMYLKLFPTLNRSSTFDDSEVRQIRDRFTSWKFPGSDIFGPYELLNFTLLGPYSNLNFNSQSKGISGGILAAIVVGAVASAVAITAAVTLLVMRRHARYQHSLSRKRLSTKISMKIDGVKGFKFKELAMATDYFSSSTQVGQGGYGKVYKGILSDNTTVAIKRAEEGSLQGQNEFLTEIKLLSRLHHRNLVSLLGYCDEEGEQMLVYEFVPNGTLRDWLSGRTKENLNFAMRLRVALDSAKGILYLHTEAHPPVFHRDIKASNILLDSNLNAKVADFGLSRLAPVLDDEGTMPTHVSTIVKGTPGYLDPEYFLTHKLTDKSDVYSLGVVLLELLTGMQPISHGKNIVREVNVARDSGMVFSIIDNRMGSYPSECVERFVTLALRCCHDKPEHRPSMSDVVRELENILKMFPETDTMFSKSESSSLLSGKSASTSSSFLTRDPYASSSNVSGSDLISGAVPSISPR; encoded by the exons ATGAATCTCTCTGGAAATTTAGCACCTGAGCTTGGCCAGCTATCTCGGCTTCGAATATT AGATTTCATGTGGAATGATCTGACGGGAACAATACCAAAGGAGATAGGAAACATTTCATCCTTGATATTCTT GCTCTTGAATGGAAATAAATTATCTGGTTCTTTACCTGATGAGCTTGGATATCTATCTAACTTGAATAGACTCCAAGTAGACGAGAATAATATCACAGGCACAATTCCAAAATCATTTGCTAACTTGAGCAGAGTGAGACACCT CCACTTGAACAACAACTCTATTGGTGGTCAAATTCCATCTGAGCTTTCCAAACTGTCCACTCTTATTCATCT GCTTGTGGATAATAATAACTTGTCTGGAAATCTTCCGCCAGAGTTATCAGAGTTGCCACAATTGTGCATTCT TCAACTAGATAACAACAACTTCAGTGCTTCTGAAATTCCAGCCACTTATGGAAACTTTTCCAAATTAGTAAAGTT AAGTCTTAGGAACTGCAACTTGCAGGGAGCTGTTCCTGATCTTAGCGGGATTCCAAACCTATACTATTT GGATCTTAGCTGGAATCATCTAACTGGATCCATACCATCAAAGAAGCTTTCTGAAAACGTGACAACTAT TGATTTGTCAGACAACTATCTTAATGGATCCATCCTGGAAAGTATCTCTAATCTGCCTTTTCTTCAGACACT GTCACTGGAGAACAATTTTTTGACCGGTTCTATCCCTGCTACCATATGGCAAAACAAGTCCTTCAGTACAAAAGCTAGGCTTAAAAT TGATCTGAGGAACAATTCATTCTCAAACATTGTCGGAGATCTAACTCTTCCAAGCAATGTCACCCTAAG GCTTGGGGGCAATCCTATCTGCACCAGCGCAAACATACCAAATACAGGCAGATTTTGTGGATCTGATGCTGGAGGAGATGAGACACTTACAAACTCAAAAGTTAATTGTCCTGTTCAAGCATGTCCAGTGGataatttctttgaatatGTCCCTGCATCCCCTGAGCCATGCTTTTGCGCAGCACCTTTGAGAATTGGCTATCGGCTAAAGAGTCCCAGTTTCACTTATTTTCCTCCTTATGTTTACCCATTTGAGGAATACCTGACTAATACTCTTAACCTGGAACTCTATCAACTGTCAATCGATTCATTTGCCTGGGAGAAGGGACCTCGTCTGGAGATGTATTTGAAGCTGTTTCCTACATTGAACCGCTCAAGCACGTTTGATGACAGTGAGGTTCGGCAAATTAGAGACAGATTTACATCCTGGAAGTTTCCAGGAAGTGACATCTTTGGCCCATATGAGCTGCTCAACTTCACACTCCTGGGGCCTTATTCAAATC TGAATTTCAACAGTCAAAGCAAAGGTATTAGTGGGGGCATTTTGGCAGCAATTGTAGTAGGGGCCGTTGCCTCTGCTGTGGCAATAACTGCAGCTGTAACACTTCTGGTAATGAGAAGGCATGCTAGATATCAACACTCATTATCAAGGAAACGATTAT CCACGAAGATATCTATGAAAATTGATGGGGTGAAAGGCTTCAAGTTTAAAGAATTGGCAATGGCAACTGACTATTTCAGCAGTTCAACTCAAGTTGGTCAAGGAGGTTATGGGAAGGTTTATAAAGGCATTTTGTCTGACAATACAACCGTTGCCATAAAGCGCGCTGAAGAAGGATCCTTACAGGGCCAAAATGAATTCTTGACTGAGATAAAATTACTGTCTAGGTTGCATCACCGGAACCTGGTTTCACTGTTGGGATACTGTGATGAAGAAGGGGAGCAG ATGTTGGTGTACGAATTCGTGCCTAATGGCACATTGAGGGACTGGCTTTCTG GTAGAACTAAAGAAAACCTGAATTTTGCTATGAGGTTACGTGTTGCATTGGATTCTGCTAAGGGAATTCTTTACCTCCATACCGAAGCACACCCACCTGTATTCCACCGAGATATCAAAGCCAGCAATATACTTCTGGATTCCAATTTGAATGCCAAAGTTGCTGATTTCGGCCTCTCGCGGCTTGCTCCAGTCCTGGATGATGAAGGAACAATGCCAACTCATGTTTCCACAATTGTGAAGGGTACACCG GGTTACCTCGATCCAGAATACTTTTTGACTCATAAGTTGACAGATAAAAGTGATGTTTATAGCCTTGGAGTTGTACTCCTGGAACTATTGACGGGTATGCAACCAATATCACATGGCAAAAATATTGTCCGCGAG GTCAATGTGGCCCGTGATTCAGGTATGGTGTTCTCGATCATAGACAATAGAATGGGCTCTTATCCATCAGAATGTGTAGAGAGATTTGTAACTTTGGCACTCAGATGTTGCCATGACAAGCCAGAACATCGGCCATCCATGTCAGATGTTGTCAGAGAGCTCGAAAACATTCTCAAAATGTTTCCAGAAACTGATACCATGTTTTCTAAATCTGAATCGAGTTCCCTCCTTTCTGGCAAGTCAGCATCAACTTCTTCGTCTTTCCTTACAAGGGATCCTTATGCGTCGTCGTCCAATGTTTCAGGCAGTGATCTTATCAGTGGTGCAGTTCCCTCCATCTCACCCCGTTGA
- the LOC102615616 gene encoding probable LRR receptor-like serine/threonine-protein kinase At1g06840 isoform X4, which translates to MFHWSLSHGIMMFGLRASGFVYALLFSYLVLLAAAQTTDPQEASALRAIKNSLVDSMNHLRNWNKGDPCMSNWTGVLCFDTVETDGHLHVRELQLLSMNLSGNLAPELGQLSRLRILDFMWNDLTGTIPKEIGNISSLIFLLLNGNKLSGSLPDELGYLSNLNRLQVDENNITGTIPKSFANLSRVRHLHLNNNSIGGQIPSELSKLSTLIHLLVDNNNLSGNLPPELSELPQLCILQLDNNNFSASEIPATYGNFSKLVKLSLRNCNLQGAVPDLSGIPNLYYLDLSWNHLTGSIPSKKLSENVTTIDLSDNYLNGSILESISNLPFLQTLSLENNFLTGSIPATIWQNKSFSTKARLKIDLRNNSFSNIVGDLTLPSNVTLRLGGNPICTSANIPNTGRFCGSDAGGDETLTNSKVNCPVQACPVDNFFEYVPASPEPCFCAAPLRIGYRLKSPSFTYFPPYVYPFEEYLTNTLNLELYQLSIDSFAWEKGPRLEMYLKLFPTLNRSSTFDDSEVRQIRDRFTSWKFPGSDIFGPYELLNFTLLGPYSNLNFNSQSKGISGGILAAIVVGAVASAVAITAAVTLLVMRRHARYQHSLSRKRLSTKISMKIDGVKGFKFKELAMATDYFSSSTQVGQGGYGKVYKGILSDNTTVAIKRAEEGSLQGQNEFLTEIKLLSRLHHRNLVSLLGYCDEEGEQMLVYEFVPNGTLRDWLSVTMICR; encoded by the exons ATGTTTCACTGGTCTCTTTCTCAT GGTATCATGATGTTTGGGTTGAGAGCTTCTGGATTTGTTTATGCCTTGTTGTTTAGTTACTTGGTGCTTCTTGCAGCTGCTCAGACTACAGATCCTCAAGAAG CAAGTGCATTGCGAGCAATCAAGAACAGTTTAGTTGATTCTATGAATCACCTCAGAAATTGGAACAAGGGGGATCCCTGCATGTCAAATTGGACAGGAGTTTTATGCTTTGATACAGTTGAAACTGATGGTCACTTGCATGTTCGAGAGCT CCAGCTGCTTAGTATGAATCTCTCTGGAAATTTAGCACCTGAGCTTGGCCAGCTATCTCGGCTTCGAATATT AGATTTCATGTGGAATGATCTGACGGGAACAATACCAAAGGAGATAGGAAACATTTCATCCTTGATATTCTT GCTCTTGAATGGAAATAAATTATCTGGTTCTTTACCTGATGAGCTTGGATATCTATCTAACTTGAATAGACTCCAAGTAGACGAGAATAATATCACAGGCACAATTCCAAAATCATTTGCTAACTTGAGCAGAGTGAGACACCT CCACTTGAACAACAACTCTATTGGTGGTCAAATTCCATCTGAGCTTTCCAAACTGTCCACTCTTATTCATCT GCTTGTGGATAATAATAACTTGTCTGGAAATCTTCCGCCAGAGTTATCAGAGTTGCCACAATTGTGCATTCT TCAACTAGATAACAACAACTTCAGTGCTTCTGAAATTCCAGCCACTTATGGAAACTTTTCCAAATTAGTAAAGTT AAGTCTTAGGAACTGCAACTTGCAGGGAGCTGTTCCTGATCTTAGCGGGATTCCAAACCTATACTATTT GGATCTTAGCTGGAATCATCTAACTGGATCCATACCATCAAAGAAGCTTTCTGAAAACGTGACAACTAT TGATTTGTCAGACAACTATCTTAATGGATCCATCCTGGAAAGTATCTCTAATCTGCCTTTTCTTCAGACACT GTCACTGGAGAACAATTTTTTGACCGGTTCTATCCCTGCTACCATATGGCAAAACAAGTCCTTCAGTACAAAAGCTAGGCTTAAAAT TGATCTGAGGAACAATTCATTCTCAAACATTGTCGGAGATCTAACTCTTCCAAGCAATGTCACCCTAAG GCTTGGGGGCAATCCTATCTGCACCAGCGCAAACATACCAAATACAGGCAGATTTTGTGGATCTGATGCTGGAGGAGATGAGACACTTACAAACTCAAAAGTTAATTGTCCTGTTCAAGCATGTCCAGTGGataatttctttgaatatGTCCCTGCATCCCCTGAGCCATGCTTTTGCGCAGCACCTTTGAGAATTGGCTATCGGCTAAAGAGTCCCAGTTTCACTTATTTTCCTCCTTATGTTTACCCATTTGAGGAATACCTGACTAATACTCTTAACCTGGAACTCTATCAACTGTCAATCGATTCATTTGCCTGGGAGAAGGGACCTCGTCTGGAGATGTATTTGAAGCTGTTTCCTACATTGAACCGCTCAAGCACGTTTGATGACAGTGAGGTTCGGCAAATTAGAGACAGATTTACATCCTGGAAGTTTCCAGGAAGTGACATCTTTGGCCCATATGAGCTGCTCAACTTCACACTCCTGGGGCCTTATTCAAATC TGAATTTCAACAGTCAAAGCAAAGGTATTAGTGGGGGCATTTTGGCAGCAATTGTAGTAGGGGCCGTTGCCTCTGCTGTGGCAATAACTGCAGCTGTAACACTTCTGGTAATGAGAAGGCATGCTAGATATCAACACTCATTATCAAGGAAACGATTAT CCACGAAGATATCTATGAAAATTGATGGGGTGAAAGGCTTCAAGTTTAAAGAATTGGCAATGGCAACTGACTATTTCAGCAGTTCAACTCAAGTTGGTCAAGGAGGTTATGGGAAGGTTTATAAAGGCATTTTGTCTGACAATACAACCGTTGCCATAAAGCGCGCTGAAGAAGGATCCTTACAGGGCCAAAATGAATTCTTGACTGAGATAAAATTACTGTCTAGGTTGCATCACCGGAACCTGGTTTCACTGTTGGGATACTGTGATGAAGAAGGGGAGCAG ATGTTGGTGTACGAATTCGTGCCTAATGGCACATTGAGGGACTGGCTTTCTG TGACTATGATTTGCAGGTAG
- the LOC102615616 gene encoding probable LRR receptor-like serine/threonine-protein kinase At1g06840 isoform X1, producing the protein MFHWSLSHGIMMFGLRASGFVYALLFSYLVLLAAAQTTDPQEASALRAIKNSLVDSMNHLRNWNKGDPCMSNWTGVLCFDTVETDGHLHVRELQLLSMNLSGNLAPELGQLSRLRILDFMWNDLTGTIPKEIGNISSLIFLLLNGNKLSGSLPDELGYLSNLNRLQVDENNITGTIPKSFANLSRVRHLHLNNNSIGGQIPSELSKLSTLIHLLVDNNNLSGNLPPELSELPQLCILQLDNNNFSASEIPATYGNFSKLVKLSLRNCNLQGAVPDLSGIPNLYYLDLSWNHLTGSIPSKKLSENVTTIDLSDNYLNGSILESISNLPFLQTLSLENNFLTGSIPATIWQNKSFSTKARLKIDLRNNSFSNIVGDLTLPSNVTLRLGGNPICTSANIPNTGRFCGSDAGGDETLTNSKVNCPVQACPVDNFFEYVPASPEPCFCAAPLRIGYRLKSPSFTYFPPYVYPFEEYLTNTLNLELYQLSIDSFAWEKGPRLEMYLKLFPTLNRSSTFDDSEVRQIRDRFTSWKFPGSDIFGPYELLNFTLLGPYSNLNFNSQSKGISGGILAAIVVGAVASAVAITAAVTLLVMRRHARYQHSLSRKRLSTKISMKIDGVKGFKFKELAMATDYFSSSTQVGQGGYGKVYKGILSDNTTVAIKRAEEGSLQGQNEFLTEIKLLSRLHHRNLVSLLGYCDEEGEQMLVYEFVPNGTLRDWLSGRTKENLNFAMRLRVALDSAKGILYLHTEAHPPVFHRDIKASNILLDSNLNAKVADFGLSRLAPVLDDEGTMPTHVSTIVKGTPGYLDPEYFLTHKLTDKSDVYSLGVVLLELLTGMQPISHGKNIVREVNVARDSGMVFSIIDNRMGSYPSECVERFVTLALRCCHDKPEHRPSMSDVVRELENILKMFPETDTMFSKSESSSLLSGKSASTSSSFLTRDPYASSSNVSGSDLISGAVPSISPR; encoded by the exons ATGTTTCACTGGTCTCTTTCTCAT GGTATCATGATGTTTGGGTTGAGAGCTTCTGGATTTGTTTATGCCTTGTTGTTTAGTTACTTGGTGCTTCTTGCAGCTGCTCAGACTACAGATCCTCAAGAAG CAAGTGCATTGCGAGCAATCAAGAACAGTTTAGTTGATTCTATGAATCACCTCAGAAATTGGAACAAGGGGGATCCCTGCATGTCAAATTGGACAGGAGTTTTATGCTTTGATACAGTTGAAACTGATGGTCACTTGCATGTTCGAGAGCT CCAGCTGCTTAGTATGAATCTCTCTGGAAATTTAGCACCTGAGCTTGGCCAGCTATCTCGGCTTCGAATATT AGATTTCATGTGGAATGATCTGACGGGAACAATACCAAAGGAGATAGGAAACATTTCATCCTTGATATTCTT GCTCTTGAATGGAAATAAATTATCTGGTTCTTTACCTGATGAGCTTGGATATCTATCTAACTTGAATAGACTCCAAGTAGACGAGAATAATATCACAGGCACAATTCCAAAATCATTTGCTAACTTGAGCAGAGTGAGACACCT CCACTTGAACAACAACTCTATTGGTGGTCAAATTCCATCTGAGCTTTCCAAACTGTCCACTCTTATTCATCT GCTTGTGGATAATAATAACTTGTCTGGAAATCTTCCGCCAGAGTTATCAGAGTTGCCACAATTGTGCATTCT TCAACTAGATAACAACAACTTCAGTGCTTCTGAAATTCCAGCCACTTATGGAAACTTTTCCAAATTAGTAAAGTT AAGTCTTAGGAACTGCAACTTGCAGGGAGCTGTTCCTGATCTTAGCGGGATTCCAAACCTATACTATTT GGATCTTAGCTGGAATCATCTAACTGGATCCATACCATCAAAGAAGCTTTCTGAAAACGTGACAACTAT TGATTTGTCAGACAACTATCTTAATGGATCCATCCTGGAAAGTATCTCTAATCTGCCTTTTCTTCAGACACT GTCACTGGAGAACAATTTTTTGACCGGTTCTATCCCTGCTACCATATGGCAAAACAAGTCCTTCAGTACAAAAGCTAGGCTTAAAAT TGATCTGAGGAACAATTCATTCTCAAACATTGTCGGAGATCTAACTCTTCCAAGCAATGTCACCCTAAG GCTTGGGGGCAATCCTATCTGCACCAGCGCAAACATACCAAATACAGGCAGATTTTGTGGATCTGATGCTGGAGGAGATGAGACACTTACAAACTCAAAAGTTAATTGTCCTGTTCAAGCATGTCCAGTGGataatttctttgaatatGTCCCTGCATCCCCTGAGCCATGCTTTTGCGCAGCACCTTTGAGAATTGGCTATCGGCTAAAGAGTCCCAGTTTCACTTATTTTCCTCCTTATGTTTACCCATTTGAGGAATACCTGACTAATACTCTTAACCTGGAACTCTATCAACTGTCAATCGATTCATTTGCCTGGGAGAAGGGACCTCGTCTGGAGATGTATTTGAAGCTGTTTCCTACATTGAACCGCTCAAGCACGTTTGATGACAGTGAGGTTCGGCAAATTAGAGACAGATTTACATCCTGGAAGTTTCCAGGAAGTGACATCTTTGGCCCATATGAGCTGCTCAACTTCACACTCCTGGGGCCTTATTCAAATC TGAATTTCAACAGTCAAAGCAAAGGTATTAGTGGGGGCATTTTGGCAGCAATTGTAGTAGGGGCCGTTGCCTCTGCTGTGGCAATAACTGCAGCTGTAACACTTCTGGTAATGAGAAGGCATGCTAGATATCAACACTCATTATCAAGGAAACGATTAT CCACGAAGATATCTATGAAAATTGATGGGGTGAAAGGCTTCAAGTTTAAAGAATTGGCAATGGCAACTGACTATTTCAGCAGTTCAACTCAAGTTGGTCAAGGAGGTTATGGGAAGGTTTATAAAGGCATTTTGTCTGACAATACAACCGTTGCCATAAAGCGCGCTGAAGAAGGATCCTTACAGGGCCAAAATGAATTCTTGACTGAGATAAAATTACTGTCTAGGTTGCATCACCGGAACCTGGTTTCACTGTTGGGATACTGTGATGAAGAAGGGGAGCAG ATGTTGGTGTACGAATTCGTGCCTAATGGCACATTGAGGGACTGGCTTTCTG GTAGAACTAAAGAAAACCTGAATTTTGCTATGAGGTTACGTGTTGCATTGGATTCTGCTAAGGGAATTCTTTACCTCCATACCGAAGCACACCCACCTGTATTCCACCGAGATATCAAAGCCAGCAATATACTTCTGGATTCCAATTTGAATGCCAAAGTTGCTGATTTCGGCCTCTCGCGGCTTGCTCCAGTCCTGGATGATGAAGGAACAATGCCAACTCATGTTTCCACAATTGTGAAGGGTACACCG GGTTACCTCGATCCAGAATACTTTTTGACTCATAAGTTGACAGATAAAAGTGATGTTTATAGCCTTGGAGTTGTACTCCTGGAACTATTGACGGGTATGCAACCAATATCACATGGCAAAAATATTGTCCGCGAG GTCAATGTGGCCCGTGATTCAGGTATGGTGTTCTCGATCATAGACAATAGAATGGGCTCTTATCCATCAGAATGTGTAGAGAGATTTGTAACTTTGGCACTCAGATGTTGCCATGACAAGCCAGAACATCGGCCATCCATGTCAGATGTTGTCAGAGAGCTCGAAAACATTCTCAAAATGTTTCCAGAAACTGATACCATGTTTTCTAAATCTGAATCGAGTTCCCTCCTTTCTGGCAAGTCAGCATCAACTTCTTCGTCTTTCCTTACAAGGGATCCTTATGCGTCGTCGTCCAATGTTTCAGGCAGTGATCTTATCAGTGGTGCAGTTCCCTCCATCTCACCCCGTTGA